The following are from one region of the Nicotiana tabacum cultivar K326 chromosome 3, ASM71507v2, whole genome shotgun sequence genome:
- the LOC107821218 gene encoding protein TRANSPORT INHIBITOR RESPONSE 1 translates to MNPSLKKPRESVDLLNESTASPFPDEVLEKVLSLVQSHKDRNSASLVCKDWYNAERWTRTKLFIGNCYSVSPDIVARRFPKIKSVTLKGKPRFSDFNLVPENWGADIQAWLDVFAKVYPFLEELRLKRMTVSDESLEFLAKSFHGFKALSLLSCDGFSTDGIKSIATYCKRLTELDIQENGMDDIAGSWLSCFPDDFASLEVLNFASLNSEISFDALERLVSRCKSLRVLKVNKNINLDQLQRLLVRAPQLMELGTGSFHQELTSRQYAQVESAFSNCKHLHTLSGLWEATSLYLPVLYAACSSLTFLNLSYATIGSGELSKLLAHCQNLRRLWVLDTVEDKGLEAVGTSCPLLEELRVFPADPFDQDIAHGVTESGFVAVSAGCPKLQYVLYFCRQMTNAAVATIVRNCPDFTHFRLCIMNPGQPDYLTNEPMDEAFGAVVKTCTKLQRLSVSGLLTDQTFEYIGKYAKNLETLSVAFAGSSDWGMQCVLDGCSKLRKLEIRDCPFGNAALLSGLDKYESMRCLWMSACNVTMNGCRLLAKEMPRLNVEVIKDEDSDDYADKVYVYRSVAGPRRDAPPFVKTL, encoded by the exons ATGAATCCCAGCTTGAAAAAACCGAGGGAATCGGTGGATTTGTTGAATGAGTCAACAGCATCACCATTCCCAGATGAGGTGTTGGAGAAGGTGCTGTCACTTGTGCAGTCTCACAAGGACAGAAACTCAGCTTCATTGGTTTGTAAGGATTGGTACAATGCAGAGCGTTGGACAAGGACTAAGTTGTTCATCGGGAACTGCTATTCGGTCTCTCCTGATATTGTAGCAAGAAGATTTCCCAAGATTAAGAGCGTTACCCTTAAAGGGAAGCCAAGATTTTCCGACTTTAATTTGGTCCCAGAGAATTGGGGTGCTGATATTCAGGCTTGGCTTGATGTTTTTGCCAAAGTTTACCCCTTTCTTGAGGAGTTGAGGTTGAAGAGGATGACCGTTAGTGATGAGAGTTTGGAGTTTTTGGCTAAATCATTTCATGGATTTAAGGCTCTCTCTTTGTTGAGTTGTGATGGATTTAGCACTGATGGGATCAAATCCATTGCTACTTACTGCAA GAGGTTGACAGAGCTGGACATTCAGGAGAATGGCATGGATGATATCGCTGGTAGTTGGCTAAGTTGTTTTCCAGATGACTTTGCATCACTGGAGGTGCTAAACTTTGCCAGTCTGAACAGTGAGATCAGTTTCGATGCCCTAGAGAGACTTGTCAGTAGGTGCAAATCACTGAGGGTTCTGAAGGTGAATAAGAACATTAACTTGGATCAATTGCAACGCCTGCTTGTCCGGGCTCCTCAGTTGATGGAGCTCGGTACAGGATCCTTTCATCAAGAACTCACGAGTCGGCAGTACGCACAAGTTGAAAGTGCATTCAGCAACTGCAAACATCTGCACACTCTCTCGGGTTTATGGGAAGCGACTTCTCTATATTTACCAGTTCTTTATGCAGCCTGTTCTAGTCTGACTTTTCTCAACTTGAGCTATGCAACCATTGGGAGTGGTGAATTATCGAAGCTTCTTGCTcattgccaaaatttgagacgCCTTTGG GTCCTTGACACTGTCGAAGATAAGGGATTAGAGGCTGTTGGAACCAGCTGCCCCTTGCTTGAAGAACTGCGAGTCTTCCCTGCCGACCCTTTTGACCAGGATATAGCCCATGGGGTGACGGAGTCGGGCTTTGTGGCTGTGTCTGCCGGCTGTCCTAAGCTTCAATATGTTCTCTATTTTTGCCGGCAAATGACTAATGCTGCTGTTGCAACGATAGTGCGTAACTGCCctgatttcacccattttcgtCTCTGCATAATGAATCCTGGCCAACCAGATTACCTGACAAATGAACCCATGGACGAGGCTTTTGGTGCAGTGGTCAAGACTTGTACGAAGCTCCAGAGGCTTTCCGTTTCTGGCCTGTTAACTGACCAGACATTTGAGTATATCGGGAAGTATGCCAAAAACCTTGAGACGCTTTCAGTGGCTTTTGCTGGAAGCAGTGACTGGGGTATGCAGTGCGTGCTTGACGGCTGTTCTAAGCTGAGGAAGCTGGAGATAAGGGATTGTCCATTCGGAAATGCAGCACTTCTTTCTGGACTGGACAAGTATGAATCCATGCGGTGTCTTTGGATGTCAGCTTGCAATGTCACCATGAATGGTTGTCGGCTACTTGCAAAAGAGATGCCTAGGTTGAATGTCGAGGTAATCAAAGATGAGGACAGCGATGACTATGCTGATAAAGTGTACGTCTATCGTTCTGTAGCAGGGCCACGAAGAGATGCTCCACCTTTTGTTAAAACTCTTTAG